TGCCGGCGGCGTAGGCGGCGTGGAGCGCGGCATGCGACTCGGGCCGGTGCTGGTTGAGCTTCAGCTTGCATTGCAGCTCGGTGACCTGCAGCTCGAAGCCGACGATGCCGGCCAGCATCCTGTGCGCGAAATCCTCCGGCAGGCTGCGCCACTGCTGCGCATAGGGCGGCTCGTGGTCGCCGATCAGCGTCTTGAGCAGGGCGTCCTTGTCGTTCGGGTCATCGACCAGCCGCGCCTGCACGGTGCAGTGCACCGCCACGTAGTTCCAGCTCGGCACCCGCTGCAGGTCGGGGTAGGCCTTGGGCGACACGTAGGCGTGCGGGCCGAGGAAGGTGACCAGGGCGCGAGG
The sequence above is a segment of the Ramlibacter tataouinensis genome. Coding sequences within it:
- a CDS encoding FMN-binding negative transcriptional regulator; amino-acid sequence: MYLPPQFAAKDPQLAATLIRENPLASLISCDDEGLPFVTHLPLHLEESDGGLVLLGHCARPNPHWRYLQARPRALVTFLGPHAYVSPKAYPDLQRVPSWNYVAVHCTVQARLVDDPNDKDALLKTLIGDHEPPYAQQWRSLPEDFAHRMLAGIVGFELQVTELQCKLKLNQHRPESHAALHAAYAAGNERERELAGWMERAGIPAA